One Danio rerio strain Tuebingen ecotype United States chromosome 22, GRCz12tu, whole genome shotgun sequence genomic window carries:
- the cfhl3 gene encoding complement factor H like 3 isoform X3, with translation MQAPVQIHIFFCFLFSVTFVQCQECLREGITYENITPVEKASYDDGETVKLNCMTGYFGFYKLKCNKGQWQTFIARSCSKKKCGHPGETPNGYFKLIEGKDYVYGATVEYTCKKGYEMASRNNRRHCRIKGWDNSIPVCEEVRCPVIHTDGTVTALGNTVEGAYGDVIHFQCVSSNKSLYGNNIIHCMENGNWSGPVPQCIVTCQLDITETGVIKPIPEGKTVFKAGESVRLICSDINSQFFRQETFTCTNNGKWDHKPTCKEIKCEVPHGQNVYIPNFYFTGDLLLGAKKSYSCDTGYRTMSEEATCTRDGWSPKPLCAEMMCDPPRLPNADIVGGQKRNYRISSTIEYKCRPGFEPEELVRITCDFQGQWTDIQQCSDGTCQEQELKKVKILFGYPTFTSPYEPGHVLVFQCTDDNMRFYGHRAIECQPDGKWNYPYPQCGGNVQCSQPIKNMQYVTVADMKTIYSNLEILRYTCNEPYNQIPDGALLCQNGQWNGTFDCRSQTCPPPPYIKNGDYSTISKTADNVITAVSYTCQSFFVLDKQQENYKCVNGIWETPPKCLKPCEIDKIVEKYNLQLPKEKVYIKHADTYRLNCTDGWNTGSEMKAYVDVSCSNGNLQFDQSCDTQNKLK, from the exons ATGCAAGCTCCTGTACAAAtccacatttttttctgtttcctATTTTCTGTTACCTTCGTACAATGTCAAG AATGTCTTCGAGAGGGaattacatatgaaaacataacACCAGTTGAGAAGGCATCATACGATGATGGTGAAACAGTGAAATTGAACTGCATGACAGGTTATTTTGGCTTTTATAAGTTGAAGTGTAACAAAGGACAATGGCAGACCTTTATTGCACGAAGTTGCTCAA AGAAAAAATGTGGTCATCCTGGGGAAACACCAAATGGTTACTTTAAACTAATAGAGGGAAAAGATTATGTTTACGGAGCAACAGTGGAGTATACTTGCAAGAAAGG GTATGAAATGGCAAGCAGAAACAATCGTCGTCACTGTAGAATTAAAGGATGGGATAATTCCATCCCTGTCTGTGAGG AAGTGAGATGCCCTGTGATTCACACCGATGGGACTGTGACTGCATTGGGCAACACAGTTGAAGGAGCTTATGGTGATGTTATTCACTTTCAGTGTGTCTCTTCCAACAAAAGTCTATACGGAAATAACATCATTCATTGTATGGAGAATGGCAACTGGAGCGGGCCTGTACCACAATGCATAG TAACCTGTCAGCTTGATATAACTGAAACTGGAGTGATAAAACCCATTCCAGAGGGGAAAACCGTTTTCAAAGCTGGAGAAAGTGTGAGACTTATCTGCTCTGACATAAACTCACAGTTTTTCAGACAGGAAACATTTACATGCACAAATAATGGGAAGTGGGATCATAAACCAACCTGTAAAG AGATTAAATGCGAAGTTCCACATGGCCAGAACGTGTATATCCCGAATTTTTATTTCACCGGAGATCTACTGCTTGGAGCAAAAAAATCCTACAGTTGTGATACTGGATACCGTACAATGTCAGAAGAAGCAACATGCACACGAGATGGATGGTCACCAAAACCACTGTGTGCTG AAATGATGTGTGACCCACCAAGACTCCCAAATGCAGATATTGTTGGGGGCCAGAAACGAAACTACAGAATCTCTTCAACAATCGAGTATAAAtgtcgtccaggatttgaaccagAAGAGCTTGTCCGAATCACCTGTGATTTCCAGGGCCAATGGACAGACATACAGCAATGCAGT GATGGTACCTGTCAGGAGCAAGAactcaaaaaagtaaaaattttgtTTGGATATCCCACCTTCACTTCTCCTTATGAACCTGGACATGTTTTAGTTTTTCAATGCACAGATGACAACATGAGGTTTTACGGTCACCGTGCAATTGAGTGCCAGCCAGATGGGAAGTGGAACTACCCATATCCACAATGTGGAG GGAATGTTCAGTGTTCCCAACCAATAAAAAACATGCAATATGTGACAGTGGCAGATATGAAAACTATATACAGCAACTTGGAGATTCTGAGATACACGTGTAATGAACCATACAATCAAATTCCGGATGGTGCTTTGTTGTGTCAAAATGGGCAATGGAATGGAACGTTTGACTGCAGAA GTCAGACCTGTCCACCACCTCCGTACATTAAAAATGGAGATTACAGCACCATCAGTAAAACTGCTGATAATGTGATCACTGCAGTTTCTTACACCTGCCAGTCTTTCTTTGTGCTTGACAAGCAGCAGGAGAATTATAAGTGTGTGAATGGCATATGGGAAACTCCCCCAAAATGTCTGA AACCTTGTGAAATTGATAAGATTGTGGAGAAGTACAATCTACAGCTTCCTAAGGAAAAGGTCTATATAAAGCATGCAGACACATATAGACTTAACTGTACAGATGGATGGAATACAGGAAGTGAGATGAAAGCGTATGTGGACGTGTCTTGTTCTAATGGGAATCTACAGTTTGACCAAAGTT GCGatacacaaaataaattaaagtaa
- the cfhl3 gene encoding complement factor H like 3 isoform X1, whose translation MQAPVQIHIFFCFLFSVTFVQCQECLREGITYENITPVEKASYDDGETVKLNCMTGYFGFYKLKCNKGQWQTFIARSCSKKKCGHPGETPNGYFKLIEGKDYVYGATVEYTCKKGYEMASRNNRRHCRIKGWDNSIPVCEEVRCPVIHTDGTVTALGNTVEGAYGDVIHFQCVSSNKSLYGNNIIHCMENGNWSGPVPQCIDGTCQEQELKKVKILFGYPTFTSPYEPGHVLVFQCTDDNMRFYGHRAIECQPDGKWNYPYPQCGGQTCPPPPYIKNGDYSTISKTADNVITAVSYTCQSFFVLDKQQENYKCVNGIWETPPKCLKPCEIDKIVEKYNLQLPKEKVYIKHADTYRLNCTDGWNTGSEMKAYVDVSCSNGNLQFDQSCDTQNKLK comes from the exons ATGCAAGCTCCTGTACAAAtccacatttttttctgtttcctATTTTCTGTTACCTTCGTACAATGTCAAG AATGTCTTCGAGAGGGaattacatatgaaaacataacACCAGTTGAGAAGGCATCATACGATGATGGTGAAACAGTGAAATTGAACTGCATGACAGGTTATTTTGGCTTTTATAAGTTGAAGTGTAACAAAGGACAATGGCAGACCTTTATTGCACGAAGTTGCTCAA AGAAAAAATGTGGTCATCCTGGGGAAACACCAAATGGTTACTTTAAACTAATAGAGGGAAAAGATTATGTTTACGGAGCAACAGTGGAGTATACTTGCAAGAAAGG GTATGAAATGGCAAGCAGAAACAATCGTCGTCACTGTAGAATTAAAGGATGGGATAATTCCATCCCTGTCTGTGAGG AAGTGAGATGCCCTGTGATTCACACCGATGGGACTGTGACTGCATTGGGCAACACAGTTGAAGGAGCTTATGGTGATGTTATTCACTTTCAGTGTGTCTCTTCCAACAAAAGTCTATACGGAAATAACATCATTCATTGTATGGAGAATGGCAACTGGAGCGGGCCTGTACCACAATGCATAG ATGGTACCTGTCAGGAGCAAGAactcaaaaaagtaaaaattttgtTTGGATATCCCACCTTCACTTCTCCTTATGAACCTGGACATGTTTTAGTTTTTCAATGCACAGATGACAACATGAGGTTTTACGGTCACCGTGCAATTGAGTGCCAGCCAGATGGGAAGTGGAACTACCCATATCCACAATGTGGAG GTCAGACCTGTCCACCACCTCCGTACATTAAAAATGGAGATTACAGCACCATCAGTAAAACTGCTGATAATGTGATCACTGCAGTTTCTTACACCTGCCAGTCTTTCTTTGTGCTTGACAAGCAGCAGGAGAATTATAAGTGTGTGAATGGCATATGGGAAACTCCCCCAAAATGTCTGA AACCTTGTGAAATTGATAAGATTGTGGAGAAGTACAATCTACAGCTTCCTAAGGAAAAGGTCTATATAAAGCATGCAGACACATATAGACTTAACTGTACAGATGGATGGAATACAGGAAGTGAGATGAAAGCGTATGTGGACGTGTCTTGTTCTAATGGGAATCTACAGTTTGACCAAAGTT GCGatacacaaaataaattaaagtaa
- the cfhl3 gene encoding complement factor H like 3 isoform X2: protein MQAPVQIHIFFCFLFSVTFVQCQECLREGITYENITPVEKASYDDGETVKLNCMTGYFGFYKLKCNKGQWQTFIARSCSKKKCGHPGETPNGYFKLIEGKDYVYGATVEYTCKKGYEMASRNNRRHCRIKGWDNSIPVCEEVRCPVIHTDGTVTALGNTVEGAYDGTCQEQELKKVKILFGYPTFTSPYEPGHVLVFQCTDDNMRFYGHRAIECQPDGKWNYPYPQCGGQTCPPPPYIKNGDYSTISKTADNVITAVSYTCQSFFVLDKQQENYKCVNGIWETPPKCLKPCEIDKIVEKYNLQLPKEKVYIKHADTYRLNCTDGWNTGSEMKAYVDVSCSNGNLQFDQSCDTQNKLK, encoded by the exons ATGCAAGCTCCTGTACAAAtccacatttttttctgtttcctATTTTCTGTTACCTTCGTACAATGTCAAG AATGTCTTCGAGAGGGaattacatatgaaaacataacACCAGTTGAGAAGGCATCATACGATGATGGTGAAACAGTGAAATTGAACTGCATGACAGGTTATTTTGGCTTTTATAAGTTGAAGTGTAACAAAGGACAATGGCAGACCTTTATTGCACGAAGTTGCTCAA AGAAAAAATGTGGTCATCCTGGGGAAACACCAAATGGTTACTTTAAACTAATAGAGGGAAAAGATTATGTTTACGGAGCAACAGTGGAGTATACTTGCAAGAAAGG GTATGAAATGGCAAGCAGAAACAATCGTCGTCACTGTAGAATTAAAGGATGGGATAATTCCATCCCTGTCTGTGAGG AAGTGAGATGCCCTGTGATTCACACCGATGGGACTGTGACTGCATTGGGCAACACAGTTGAAGGAGCTTATG ATGGTACCTGTCAGGAGCAAGAactcaaaaaagtaaaaattttgtTTGGATATCCCACCTTCACTTCTCCTTATGAACCTGGACATGTTTTAGTTTTTCAATGCACAGATGACAACATGAGGTTTTACGGTCACCGTGCAATTGAGTGCCAGCCAGATGGGAAGTGGAACTACCCATATCCACAATGTGGAG GTCAGACCTGTCCACCACCTCCGTACATTAAAAATGGAGATTACAGCACCATCAGTAAAACTGCTGATAATGTGATCACTGCAGTTTCTTACACCTGCCAGTCTTTCTTTGTGCTTGACAAGCAGCAGGAGAATTATAAGTGTGTGAATGGCATATGGGAAACTCCCCCAAAATGTCTGA AACCTTGTGAAATTGATAAGATTGTGGAGAAGTACAATCTACAGCTTCCTAAGGAAAAGGTCTATATAAAGCATGCAGACACATATAGACTTAACTGTACAGATGGATGGAATACAGGAAGTGAGATGAAAGCGTATGTGGACGTGTCTTGTTCTAATGGGAATCTACAGTTTGACCAAAGTT GCGatacacaaaataaattaaagtaa
- the cfhl3 gene encoding complement factor H like 3 precursor (The RefSeq protein has 6 substitutions compared to this genomic sequence): protein MQAPVQIHIFFCFLFSVTFVQCQECLREGITYENITPVEKASYDDGETVKLNCMTGYFGFYKLKCNKGQWQTFIARSCSKKKCGHPGETPNGYFKLIEGKDYVYGATVEYTCKKGYEMASRNNRRHCRIKGWDYSIPVCEEVRCPVIHTDGTVTALGNTVEGAYGDVIHFQCVSSNKSLYGNNIIHCMENGNWSGPVPQCIVTCQLDITETGVIKPIPEGKTVFKAGESVRLICSDINSQFFRQETFTCTNNGKWDHKPTCKEIKCEVPHGQNVYIPNFYFTGDLLLGAKKSYSCDTGYRTMSEEATCTRDGWSLKPLCAEMMCDPPRLPNADIVGGQKRNYRISSTIEYKCRPGFEPEELVRITCDSQGQWTDIQQCSDGTCQEQELKKVKILFGYPTFTSPYEPGHVLVFQCTDDNMRFYGHRAVECQPDGRWNYPYPQCGGNVQCSQPIKNMQYVTVADMKTIYSNLEILRYTCNEPYNQIPDGALLCQNGQWNGTFDCRSQTCPPPPYIKNGDYSTISKTADNVITAVSYTCQSFFVLDKQQENYKCVNGIWETPPKCLKPCEIDKIVEKYNLQLPKEKVYIKHADTYRLNCTDGWNTGSEMKAYVDVSCSNGNLQFDQSCNTQNK, encoded by the exons ATGCAAGCTCCTGTACAAAtccacatttttttctgtttcctATTTTCTGTTACCTTCGTACAATGTCAAG AATGTCTTCGAGAGGGaattacatatgaaaacataacACCAGTTGAGAAGGCATCATACGATGATGGTGAAACAGTGAAATTGAACTGCATGACAGGTTATTTTGGCTTTTATAAGTTGAAGTGTAACAAAGGACAATGGCAGACCTTTATTGCACGAAGTTGCTCAA AGAAAAAATGTGGTCATCCTGGGGAAACACCAAATGGTTACTTTAAACTAATAGAGGGAAAAGATTATGTTTACGGAGCAACAGTGGAGTATACTTGCAAGAAAGG GTATGAAATGGCAAGCAGAAACAATCGTCGTCACTGTAGAATTAAAGGATGGGATAATTCCATCCCTGTCTGTGAGG AAGTGAGATGCCCTGTGATTCACACCGATGGGACTGTGACTGCATTGGGCAACACAGTTGAAGGAGCTTATGGTGATGTTATTCACTTTCAGTGTGTCTCTTCCAACAAAAGTCTATACGGAAATAACATCATTCATTGTATGGAGAATGGCAACTGGAGCGGGCCTGTACCACAATGCATAG TAACCTGTCAGCTTGATATAACTGAAACTGGAGTGATAAAACCCATTCCAGAGGGGAAAACCGTTTTCAAAGCTGGAGAAAGTGTGAGACTTATCTGCTCTGACATAAACTCACAGTTTTTCAGACAGGAAACATTTACATGCACAAATAATGGGAAGTGGGATCATAAACCAACCTGTAAAG AGATTAAATGCGAAGTTCCACATGGCCAGAACGTGTATATCCCGAATTTTTATTTCACCGGAGATCTACTGCTTGGAGCAAAAAAATCCTACAGTTGTGATACTGGATACCGTACAATGTCAGAAGAAGCAACATGCACACGAGATGGATGGTCACCAAAACCACTGTGTGCTG AAATGATGTGTGACCCACCAAGACTCCCAAATGCAGATATTGTTGGGGGCCAGAAACGAAACTACAGAATCTCTTCAACAATCGAGTATAAAtgtcgtccaggatttgaaccagAAGAGCTTGTCCGAATCACCTGTGATTTCCAGGGCCAATGGACAGACATACAGCAATGCAGTG ATGGTACCTGTCAGGAGCAAGAactcaaaaaagtaaaaattttgtTTGGATATCCCACCTTCACTTCTCCTTATGAACCTGGACATGTTTTAGTTTTTCAATGCACAGATGACAACATGAGGTTTTACGGTCACCGTGCAATTGAGTGCCAGCCAGATGGGAAGTGGAACTACCCATATCCACAATGTGGAG GGAATGTTCAGTGTTCCCAACCAATAAAAAACATGCAATATGTGACAGTGGCAGATATGAAAACTATATACAGCAACTTGGAGATTCTGAGATACACGTGTAATGAACCATACAATCAAATTCCGGATGGTGCTTTGTTGTGTCAAAATGGGCAATGGAATGGAACGTTTGACTGCAGAA GTCAGACCTGTCCACCACCTCCGTACATTAAAAATGGAGATTACAGCACCATCAGTAAAACTGCTGATAATGTGATCACTGCAGTTTCTTACACCTGCCAGTCTTTCTTTGTGCTTGACAAGCAGCAGGAGAATTATAAGTGTGTGAATGGCATATGGGAAACTCCCCCAAAATGTCTGA AACCTTGTGAAATTGATAAGATTGTGGAGAAGTACAATCTACAGCTTCCTAAGGAAAAGGTCTATATAAAGCATGCAGACACATATAGACTTAACTGTACAGATGGATGGAATACAGGAAGTGAGATGAAAGCGTATGTGGACGTGTCTTGTTCTAATGGGAATCTACAGTTTGACCAAAGTT GCGatacacaaaataaatta